CTCCCGTCTGCGCTTTAGCCGGCTCTTCTTTTCATTCAGAACACAAGGCTGAGAGCGGCATCTCAACAAGCCCTGACGCCGGCTGAGCTCGGGTGTGGAGGTGGGAGTGCTGTTGGCTGAAGGCAAGAGATTTCCTGTCTCGGTGATGTGCTCCTGGGAGAGGGAGAGGCGGCGCCTTGGGTTAAAGTCACAAGGGCCTCCAGAATTCCAGCGGGTACTCGAGCTTGTGCTGCCCTCGCTACTGTCCACAAACCCGCTGCTGGCAGAGGAAGGTCTGGGTACTGGTGATGTGTTGAAGCTGGTGATAGTGAAGACATTATTGAGCGACAGTATGTTTTGTGGCAGACTGATACTTGTGCTTCTCTGTAAGGTAGCACTTCCATGACTGTTGCAGCGTTGCAAGGTAGCGCTACCGCCACTATTACACCGTCTCTTTGACACAGGAGTCCAAACTTTTGAGTTGCCAGGCTTCCACGGGGACCGACAGCGAGCCAGCTCATCTGGCTCAGACAGGGACCTGCAATGGCGTTTTGTCGGTGGTGCCAAGGGTTGACCCGAGTTTTCGTTAAGGTTTAATTCACTTATCCATCCGGACACCATAGATGTACTGGAAGAttcctgctgccactgcagacTACCATTactggcagtgctggtgctaAATGGGCACACTGGGAAAGGGTAAGCTGAATTCCTTGTTGTGTCAGTCTGGATTGGGTAACCGCCATTTAAAGCTTTCCAAGGactctcttctgaaaagaaaagaaagatgcgGGTGAAAGATGTGAAAAAGACAATTTGTTTTAAACCTAGTTTAATGTAAAACCATGACTCAAACTCAAGCTTAGAAGGATGAGCCATGAATATCCAGATCTTAAAATCACACTACAGTTACATATCCATTTTAAAAAGGGTAGAAAATTCAAAAACCAAGActaaagtatttcagaagcCAATCCAGGATTGCAGTATGTATGTAACCTTGTTAATGCTGCTTGTTGTATACTGAAAGATTTCAGCACTGTGTTTCTCAGTGAGGAACAGGGACAGCTTCCTTACCTGCTTCCTAGTGCACAATACATACCACAAATTAAAACCTGTAACAGTGAACAACTTATGGTCCAACTAAAATGGATTATTAACAAGTAATGCAAGAACCCACCAGggaatttctatttttttaataaaagagcAGGATAATCTCTCAGACTGGTGTCCTTCATTTGGCTGTTATGCTTTTCTATTAAGAATACTTTAACAAAGAAGAAGTTCGAAAGAGATGGGCGTTCGCATTCTGTGGTGTGAAAAGCTTTACTTTAAATTAGAAACAGTATAAAGTTAAAGCAGATTGCAGGTCGTTTCCTTTTCTTGCTCATACTCAAAGTGTAGGGGATAAAAATCTTAATTCAAtgcataaaataaagcaagtatCCCTTAAGAACCTCCTGCAAGTTTCACTGTGAATACAGGCATAACCCACAGTGCACGACTTCTCATCTGAAGTGGCAACGCTGGGTTAAAAGCAGTCTGCCAGTGAAGCCTCTCGCTCTTTTGTAAAGCGTTTCTTTGAGAACATTCTGCACATTTTACAGCTGTTCCTCCACATTATACAATGAAGTGTAAGAAGAACTACAGCAGACTTTGGATTTGCAaattgaaaagcagcaaaactgttGGCCAGTTAACAGTGCTTCATGCTTGGTTAGAAAATTTGCTAATTTAAACCAATTAGCCAAGTAAGTTTCACTTATCCCAGCTTTAAAGAAAGggtatttaaaataacaagttTTTCCCCAATGCCTATTTTAAGAACCTAGATATAACTTTAAATACTGGTATATTCTTATAGCTGCCTAAGTTTTAGAGTAATCAACAGATAAAAGATTTGCTGAGTAGCTTTAAAAATTGCAAACGCAAATAGTTGTACATGTTCCATGCCCAAAGTATGTCATGGATTATCCTGTTTATTTCAATCTTATTTAAAGAACAGCCTATTGTCTCAAAATCATTTAACTGTGCAGACAGCTGGCCTATTCAAACAACATGTTTTATTAG
The window above is part of the Strigops habroptila isolate Jane chromosome 7, bStrHab1.2.pri, whole genome shotgun sequence genome. Proteins encoded here:
- the FAM53A gene encoding protein FAM53A isoform X1, which codes for MVTLITEKLQNQSLDDLTCKTYSINLYSSEKLNKSGSLFPFEINEESPWKALNGGYPIQTDTTRNSAYPFPVCPFSTSTASNGSLQWQQESSSTSMVSGWISELNLNENSGQPLAPPTKRHCRSLSEPDELARCRSPWKPGNSKVWTPVSKRRCNSGGSATLQRCNSHGSATLQRSTSISLPQNILSLNNVFTITSFNTSPVPRPSSASSGFVDSSEGSTSSSTRWNSGGPCDFNPRRRLSLSQEHITETGNLLPSANSTPTSTPELSRRQGLLRCRSQPCVLNEKKSRLKRRREEDVRWNRPSLDFFKMTRTLKNSKSLCSLDYEDDDDDTQMKTIVSSPCDSNDLMNIITPGSSPMKEQLDEVRHHGSCQGSFKTRDYKKAAVVCESDEDTSDCDSTEEGIFPLDCGDLDLEQIENN
- the FAM53A gene encoding protein FAM53A isoform X2, coding for MVTLITEKLQNQSLDDLTCKTYSINLYSSEKLNKSGSLFPFEINEESPWKALNGGYPIQTDTTRNSAYPFPVCPFSTSTASNGSLQWQQESSSTSMVSGWISELNLNENSGQPLAPPTKRHCRSLSEPDELARCRSPWKPGNSKVWTPVSKRRCNSGGSATLQRCNSHGSATLQRSTSISLPQNILSLNNVFTITSFNTSPVPRPSSASSGFVDSSEGSTSSSTRWNSGGPCDFNPRRRLSLSQEHITETGNLLPSANSTPTSTPELSRRQGLLRCRSQPCVLNEKKSRLKRRREEDVRWNRPSLDFFKMTREILQTVLLGCCNCCHTWYYFFILLW